A segment of the Butyrivibrio fibrisolvens genome:
GCAGCAATCGATGAACTCATTGCTTTACACAACGCAGCAGGAAATCTTAAGGATGCAGCAGCATTCAAGGAAGCTATTCTTGCTCGCGAAGCAAAAGGTTCAACAGCAATAGGCATGGGTATTGCCGTTCCTCACGGTAAGTCTTCTGCTGTAGCTAAGGCAGGACTTTCTGCAATCACAGTTCCTTCAGGTGTTGATTACAAGTCACTTGATGGCAAGCCTTCAAATCTTTTATTCATGATCGCTGCTCCAGACGGCGCAGCTGACACTCATCTTGAAGTTCTTTCAAAGCTTATGACAATGCTTATGGATGCAAACTTCACACAGAAGCTCGTAGCAGCTAAATCTGTTGATGAGTTCCTTAAGATAATCGACGAAAAAGAAGCTGAAAAAGATAAAGAAGCTGCTGCAAAAGCTGCTGCTTCTGCTCCAAAGTCCCTTAACCTTCTTGCAGTTACAGCATGTCCTACAGGTATCGCTCATACATACATGGCTGCTGAAGCTCTTGAGCAGGCTGCTAAAGACAAGGGCTATTCAATCAAAGTTGAGACTGACGGATCAGGCGGAGCCAAGAATGTTCTTACATCTTCTGAGATCCAGTCAGCAGACATTATCATCCTTGCTGTAGACAAGAACGTTGAAATGGGACGTTTCGATGGTAAGAAAGTCATCAAGGCTTCTACAGCTAATGCTATCCACAATGCAGGCGATCTTCTTGCTAAAGCTGAGAGTGGCGACGTTCCTGTATATCACCACACAGGTGCAGTTGAGCAGAGCTCTTCAGTTGATGGAGATGAGACACTTGGACGTAAGTTCTATAAGCACCTTATGAATGGTGTATCACACATGCTTCCATTCGTAATCGGTGGTGGTATCCTTGTTGCTATCGCATTCCTTATTGATACACTTGCAGGATATGGTGCAACAGCTCAGGGTAACTTCGGTAACATGCTTCCAATCTCTTCCTTCCTTAAGAGTGTTGGTGGCACAGCAATGGGACTTATGGTTCCTGTACTTGCCGGTTATATTGCATTCTCAATTGCTGATAGACCAGGTCTTGCAGTTGGTTTTGTAGGCGGTATGCTTGCTTCATCCGGTAACCCTGCTCTTTCCAGTGGCGATTTTGTAAGATGGACAGAAAGACTTGCAGGCGACGCCGTTCCACTTGACGGCTTCAATAAATTTATCGCAAATTTCGCATTTGAAAATGGCGGTGCTACAGTATCAGGTTTCCTTGGCGGTATCGCAGCAGGTTTCCTTGCAGGTGCTATCGTACTTTGTCTCAAGAAGATCACATCAGGATTCCCGAAGTCACTCGAAGGAATCAAGCCTGTACTTATTTATCCTCTTTGCGGTATATTCCTTATCGGCGTTGCAATGTGCTTTGTCCTTAATCCTATCATCGGACTTATAAACACTGGCCTTTCAACAATGCTTACTGCACTTTCAGATGCTAACATGCTTGCTCTCCTTGGTCTTGTACTTGGAGCTATGATGGCTATCGATATGGGTGGTCCTATCAACAAGGCAGCATATGTATTTGGTACAGGTATGCTTGCAACAGCTCAGGATTATATGGCACAGGGTGCTCAGATGTCAGATCCTAATGTTCGTGCTTGCTATATCGCAATGGCAGCTATCATGGCTGGTGGTATGGTTCCTCCAGTAGGTATCGCAATTGCCTGCAAACTCTTCCCTAAGAAGTTCACAGTTGCTGAGCGTGAGACATGGATCACAAACATCATCATGGGAAGCTCATTCATCACAGAAGGTGCTATTCCATTTGCAGCAGCAGATCCTCTTCATGTAATTCCTTGTACAATGATCGGTTCAGGTGTTGCAGGTCTTCTTTCAGCAATCTTTGGATGCACACTGATGGCTCCTCACGGCGGAATCTTCGTATTCGCAACTGTAGGTAATCCTCTTCTCTACATCGTTGCATGGCTTGTTGGATCTGTCATTACAGCAGTGCTTCTTGGATTCCTCAAGAAGGATAAAGAGTGATATATAAATTTTTTACCATAATCTTATTAAAGGTTGGTAAATAGCAGTATCACTTAGTAAAATGCCATAAACCATAGTGGTTTCAAATAATACTTCATCGCCCTGCATGCTGTCAAAGGCATGCAGGGTATTAGTGCTAATTATGGATATCGATTATAATAAGATTAGAAATCTATATTCTCCATAGCACAGTTACATGATCAGATATTGTTACAATATAGGCTATGATATGCGAATCACGCATGGCTATGCCATTTGCGTTGTTCTATCACCATATAAATGTGAAATAAATGATCTAAATATTTTTTAATAAACCATAGGAGGAATAACAAATGGTATCAGCAAATGTTAAAGTAGTTAATGCAGAAGGAATGCACATGCGTCCGGCTAGTCTTTTTTGCCAGACAGTAACTCCTTTCCAGAGCACAGTTAAGATCAATTTCAACGGTAATGAATTCGATGCAAAGTCAGTTATGATGCTCATGAGTGCATGCATTAAATGTGGTGCAGAAATTGAGATCAAGTGTGACGGACCTGACGAGAACGAAGCTCTTAAGGCTGCTGTTGATCTTGTAAACAGCGGACTTGGTGACTAATATGTTAACTTGAATTGATAATTCAAGTTAACATCTCAACATTGTTGAACCTGTGGTTCAACAATGTTCAATTATAATCATCAAATTGAAAGGATCTGACAAATATGTACGAGGGAATAGCTGCTTCAAGAGGCATAGGAATTGGTTCCGTATGCCGTATAATCGAACATGATCTTACATATGAAAATCACAAACCCGAAGATACTGAAGCTGAAAAAGGACGTCTTCACAGTGCTGTTGAGTCTTTCAAGCAGGAAACAACAGAGATGGCTGAAGACATCCGTAAGAGAATCGGACCCAAGGAGGCTCAAATCCTTGAGGGTCATCTTGTTATGATATCCGACCCTGCCATGGTAGGCGAGATGGACAAGATGATCGACAACAATCAATGTGCAGAAGCTGCTGTTTCTGCTGTTTGTGATATGTTCATTAACATGTTCTCATCCATGGATGATGAGCTTATGAAACAGCGTGCATCTGATGTTAAGGATATTAAGCATAGTCTTTTAAAGATTCTTCTTGGTATTGAAGATATCAATATCAGCAAGGTAGCTCCGGGAACAGTCCTTGTAGCCAAGGATCTGACACCTTCAATGACATCTCAGATAGTTAAAGAGAATGTTGCCGGAATCATCACAGAGATAGGTGGTAAGACTTCCCACTCTGCTATCCTTGCAAGAGCACTTGAGATTCCTGCAGTACTTTCTGTTCCTGGAATCATCGATCTTGTAAACGACAAGGATACAGCTATCATCGATGGTACTGAGGGACAGGTATTTATCAATCCTACAGGAGACGTGCTCTCCACATATATCAGAAAACGTGAAGACTTCATCAGGAAGCAGGAAGAGCTTAAGAAATTCCACGGCAAAGAGACTGTTACTGCTGATGGCAAGAAGCTTGAACTCTTCTGCAACATCGGAACTCCTAAGGATGCCAAGAAGGCTATCGAGTGCGATGGTGAGGGAATTGGTCTTTTCCGTTCAGAATTCCTGTTCATGAATAATACTCATCTTCCTAACGAAGACGAGCAGTTTGAAGCATACAAGGAAGCCGTTCAGACTATGGGCGGCAAGGCCGTTATCATCCGTACCCTTGATATCGGTGGCGATAAGGACATTCCTTATCTTAATCTGGAAAAAGAGGAGAACCCATTCCTCGGCTACAGAGCAGTTCGTTACTGCCTGGCTAATCCGGATACTTACAAGATCCAGCTTCGTGCTATCATGCGCGCAAGTGCTTTTGGTAAAGTTAAGATCATGCTTCCTCTTGTTACAACAGTTGACGAAATTAGAAGTGTCAAGGCTATGGTTGAAGACCTGAAAAAAGACCTTGATGCTGAAGGTATCGACTATGACAAGAACATCGAAGTTGGTTGTATGATGGAAACAGCAGCAGCTTCTCTTATCGCAGATAAGCTTGCTAAAGAGTCTGATTTCTTCTCAATCGGAACCAACGATCTGACTCAGTACACAATGAGCGTAGACAGAGGAAATGCAAAGGTTGCATACCTTTATTCCGCATTCCAGCCATCAGTGCTCCGCTCTATCAAGAACATCATCGCAGCAGGTAATGCAGCAGGCATTCCTGTTGGTATGTGCGGAGAGGCAGCTGCAGATCCTCTTATGATCCCGCTTCTCATTGCATTCGGTCTTGATGAGTACAGTGTTAACCCTGTACTGGTACTGACAGCAAGATGCATTATCAGCAAGTGGTCTGTGGAAGAGGCTAAGGCTCTCGCAGACAAGGTAATGGAGCTTGATACAGAAAAAGAGATCGTAGAGCTCTTGAAAGCATCAGCTAAAGATTAATGTGATTCAGATTGCGTTGCAATTTAAATCTCCATAAAAGGCCGGGGGCTGGCAGTTAATAAAGGATTTTTTCGTCGTGAAAGTGTTATAAAATTCAAAGACTCAAAAATCCTTTATTGACTGCCAGCCCCCTGATTTTCTGCAAAGCCTATATAGTGTTTTCTTGGATCTGGTTATTATAGCTTATTCTGCTGCCTAAATTCTTGCGGAGTTTGGCCGGTGTGTTCTTTGAAGGTCTTGGTAAAATAGGACGAGTAAGAAAAGCCGACCCTGCTTGAAATATCAGTTACAGAAAGCGAGGTCTTGGAAAGAAGCTGCTTTGAGACTGATATTCTTTTTTTAACAATATAATCACTTATGGTATATCCGGTTTCTTTTTTAAAGATTCTGCCAAGATAACCGGAACTTACATGAACCATTGCAGCGAGTTCATCTCTTTGAAGATTGCCGACGGAAAGGTTTTCTGCAATAAGTTTTTTGACCTGGTCTACTATCTTCTCAGGTGATTCCTTTATAGTATCCATTGCAAGTTCTGAAAAATCCACCTGCTTGTCTTCTAAAAGAATTTTCTTTTCTATCTTCTCGATTATCGTTTCAAGTTCATTATAAGGA
Coding sequences within it:
- the ptsP gene encoding phosphoenolpyruvate--protein phosphotransferase, which encodes MYEGIAASRGIGIGSVCRIIEHDLTYENHKPEDTEAEKGRLHSAVESFKQETTEMAEDIRKRIGPKEAQILEGHLVMISDPAMVGEMDKMIDNNQCAEAAVSAVCDMFINMFSSMDDELMKQRASDVKDIKHSLLKILLGIEDINISKVAPGTVLVAKDLTPSMTSQIVKENVAGIITEIGGKTSHSAILARALEIPAVLSVPGIIDLVNDKDTAIIDGTEGQVFINPTGDVLSTYIRKREDFIRKQEELKKFHGKETVTADGKKLELFCNIGTPKDAKKAIECDGEGIGLFRSEFLFMNNTHLPNEDEQFEAYKEAVQTMGGKAVIIRTLDIGGDKDIPYLNLEKEENPFLGYRAVRYCLANPDTYKIQLRAIMRASAFGKVKIMLPLVTTVDEIRSVKAMVEDLKKDLDAEGIDYDKNIEVGCMMETAAASLIADKLAKESDFFSIGTNDLTQYTMSVDRGNAKVAYLYSAFQPSVLRSIKNIIAAGNAAGIPVGMCGEAAADPLMIPLLIAFGLDEYSVNPVLVLTARCIISKWSVEEAKALADKVMELDTEKEIVELLKASAKD
- a CDS encoding helix-turn-helix domain-containing protein, whose translation is MRKFNFLLTDDEEVALLGLEEGVDWERLNADKIYKCHSKDTAIRMLKTYDIDIIITDIEMPNGNGIELIRWLYDNKPYVKSIFYTGHAEFSYAQEALRLGVEDYLLKPIPYNELETIIEKIEKKILLEDKQVDFSELAMDTIKESPEKIVDQVKKLIAENLSVGNLQRDELAAMVHVSSGYLGRIFKKETGYTISDYIVKKRISVSKQLLSKTSLSVTDISSRVGFSYSSYFTKTFKEHTGQTPQEFRQQNKL
- a CDS encoding HPr family phosphocarrier protein, whose amino-acid sequence is MVSANVKVVNAEGMHMRPASLFCQTVTPFQSTVKINFNGNEFDAKSVMMLMSACIKCGAEIEIKCDGPDENEALKAAVDLVNSGLGD
- a CDS encoding fructose-specific PTS transporter subunit EIIC; translated protein: MKITEFLQPQAVKLGLSVADQNAAIDELIALHNAAGNLKDAAAFKEAILAREAKGSTAIGMGIAVPHGKSSAVAKAGLSAITVPSGVDYKSLDGKPSNLLFMIAAPDGAADTHLEVLSKLMTMLMDANFTQKLVAAKSVDEFLKIIDEKEAEKDKEAAAKAAASAPKSLNLLAVTACPTGIAHTYMAAEALEQAAKDKGYSIKVETDGSGGAKNVLTSSEIQSADIIILAVDKNVEMGRFDGKKVIKASTANAIHNAGDLLAKAESGDVPVYHHTGAVEQSSSVDGDETLGRKFYKHLMNGVSHMLPFVIGGGILVAIAFLIDTLAGYGATAQGNFGNMLPISSFLKSVGGTAMGLMVPVLAGYIAFSIADRPGLAVGFVGGMLASSGNPALSSGDFVRWTERLAGDAVPLDGFNKFIANFAFENGGATVSGFLGGIAAGFLAGAIVLCLKKITSGFPKSLEGIKPVLIYPLCGIFLIGVAMCFVLNPIIGLINTGLSTMLTALSDANMLALLGLVLGAMMAIDMGGPINKAAYVFGTGMLATAQDYMAQGAQMSDPNVRACYIAMAAIMAGGMVPPVGIAIACKLFPKKFTVAERETWITNIIMGSSFITEGAIPFAAADPLHVIPCTMIGSGVAGLLSAIFGCTLMAPHGGIFVFATVGNPLLYIVAWLVGSVITAVLLGFLKKDKE